A single genomic interval of Monodelphis domestica isolate mMonDom1 chromosome X, mMonDom1.pri, whole genome shotgun sequence harbors:
- the HCFC1 gene encoding host cell factor 1 isoform X6, whose product MASGLQPAAVVASVSASSSAVAAAGSSSLAQLLQPRWKRVVGWSGPVPRPRHGHRAVAIKELIVVFGGGNEGIVDELHVYNTATNQWFIPAVRGDIPPGCAAYGFVCDGTRLLVFGGMVEYGKYSNDLYELQASRWEWKRLKAKAPKNGPPPCPRLGHSFSLVGNKCYLFGGLANDSEDPKNNIPRYLNDLYILELRPGSGVVAWDIPITYGVLPPPRESHTAVVYTEKDNKKSKLVIYGGMSGCRLGDLWTLDIETLTWNKPTLSGVAPLPRSLHSATTIGNKMYVFGGWVPLVMDDVKVATHEKEWKCTNTLACLNLDTMSWETILMDTLEDNIPRARAGHCAVAINTRLYIWSGRDGYRKAWNNQVCCKDLWYLETEKPPAPSRVQLVRANTNSLEVSWGAVPTADSYLLQLQKYDIPAAAAAAATATSPAANPVPSVPINPPKSPAPAAAAPAVQPLAQVGITLLPQAAATPPTTTTTIQVLPTVPGSPIPVPTTGRTQGVPAVLKVTGPQAPAGTPLVTVRPASQPGKAPVTVTSLPAGVRMVVPTQSAQGTVIGSNPQMSGMAALAAAAAATQKIPPSSAPTVLSVPAGTTIVKTVAVSPGTSTLPATVKVASSPVMVSNPATRMLKTAAAQVGTSVSSAANTPTRPIITVHKSGTVTVAQQAQVVTTVVGGVTKTITLVKSPISVPGGSALISNLGKVMSVVQTKPVQTSAVTGQASTGPVTQIIQTKGPLPAGTILKLVTSADGKPTTIITTTQASGTGTKPTILGISSVSPNTTKPGTTTIIKTIPMSAIITQSGATGRGVGQGPRDMYPNTFTLQKSPDTTSWVSPNGLNSESGYKVQAGVTSSPGIKSPITIITTKVMTSGTGTPAKIITAVPKIATGHGQQGVTQVVLKGAPGQPGTILRTVPMGGVRLVTPVTVSAVKPTVTTLVVKGTTGVTTLGTVTGTVSTSLAGAGGHNTNASLATPITTLGTIATLSSQVINPTAITVSAAQTTLTAAGGLTTPTITMQPVSQPTQVTLITTPSGVEAQPVHDLPVSILASPTTEQPTATVTIAESGQGDVQPGTVTLVCSNPPCETHETGTTNTATTTVVANLGSLQQPTQVQFVCDRQEAGASLVTSAVGQQNGSVVRVCSNPPCEIHETGTTNTPTVVSANLTVPTLLGTGQFVCSNPPCETHETGTTNTATSSMAGQHMLSIPSCLPQETGTANLAASSMAGQQVCSNPPCETHETGTTNTATMATSNMTGKRVCTNPPCETHETGTTSTATTAMSNMGSGQPATASQQRETYHTYTTNTPTTARSNMGTREPEKAPALAKPTCQTHQTSATGTTMTVRATEAPCPAAPRVCPSPSCEQSTTATGSTGPVTKSSSASGGSTSTGVGQLAFISRQSEVQHTHTTNTPTTARSNMGAGEANGVQGPTKPSCQTHQTSSTSTTMTVKATEVLCLAAATAVSSTCSNPPCETHETGTTNTATTSNAGTLQQVCSNPPCETHETGTTHTATTATSNVGSSQPGQQIPASPHCETHQTTSTGTTMTVNFGVPPPGPSPSRKTLEAALDSAAAPATASPAPTAPSPGQRVCSNPPCETHETGTTHTATTVTSNMSSNQDPPSTTGGQGEPENTQGENMTSTSSNAITTTVSSTQTRAVTAVTQSTPVPGPSVPNISAMTEMPPDAMTTEASVSATIAVAVTGTDTQEVALSATDILQPLEEIPAETEAPQQLLQPPSAPPGEQAEGTPATHSPDLQAAVDMSGAGEPSPGQEAASSAVVTAVMVQPQPQPEVDQLSLPQELMAEAQAGTTTLMVTGLTPEELAVTAAAEAAAQAAATEEAQALAIQAVLQAAQQAVMGAGEPMDTSDAAAVAQAELGHLTAEGQEGQPTSIPIVLTQQELAALVQQQQQLQEAQAQVQAQVHHHHHHHHHHLPTEALAPADSLNDPATESNGLSDLAGAVTSTVALLPSTATESLAPSNTFVAPQPVAPSPAKLQAAAALAEKPDPLPPPMKATAKKENQWFDVGVIKGTNMMVMHYFLPPDDAPSDDDSGTIPDYNQLKKQELQPGTAYKFRVAGINACGRGPFSEISAFKTCLPGFPGAPCAIKISKSPDGAHLTWEPPSVTSGKIIEYSVYLAIQSSQAGEPKSSAPAQLAFMRVYCGPNPSCLVQSSSLSNAHIDYTTKPAIIFRIAARNEKGYGPATQVRWLQESSKDSSTSKPASKRPLSSPEMKSAPKKSKADGQ is encoded by the exons ATGGCTTCGGGTCTGCAACCCGCCGCGGTGGTGGCCTCAGTCTCAGCCTCCTCCTCTGCTGTCGCTGCTGCCGGGAGCAGCTCTCTGGCTCAGCTGCTGCAGCCCCGCTGGAAGCGAGTGGTGGGGTGGTCTGGCCCCGTGCCGCGCCCCCGCCACGGCCACCGAGCCGTGGCCATCAAGGAGCTCATCGTAGTGTTTGGTGGTGGCAACGAGGGTATCGTTGACGAGCTGCACGTGTATAACACGG CAACCAACCAGTGGTTTATCCCTGCTGTTCGAGGGGACATCCCTCCAGGCTGTGCTGCCTATGGCTTTGTGTGTGATGGGACTCGACTGCTGGTGTTTGGTGGGATGGTGGAATATGGGAAGTACAGCAACGACCTCTACGAGTTGCAG GCAAGCAGGTGGGAATGGAAAAGGCTCAAAGCAAAAGCCCCCAAAAATGGGCCGCCTCCATGCCCCCGACTTGGGCACAGCTTTTCTCTTGTGGGCAACAAATGCTACCTGTTTGGGGGTTTGGCTAATGACAGCGAGGATCCCAAGAACAACATTCCGAG GTACCTGAATGACCTATATATTCTGGAGTTACGACCAGGCTCTGGTGTGGTAGCCTGGGACATCCCCATCACTTATGGGGTCCTGCCGCCCCCCCGGGAGTCCCACACGGCTGTAGTCTATACAGAAAAAGACAACAAGAAATCCAAGTTGGTTATCTATGGGGGAATGAGTGGCTGCAGGCTTGGGGACCTCTGGACCCTAGATATTG AGACCCTGACCTGGAATAAACCTACTCTCAGTGGGGTGGCTCCTCTCCCTCGAAGTCTTCATTCTGCCACCACCATAGGAAACAA AATGTATGTGTTTGGTGGTTGGGTTCCTCTTGTTATGGATGACGTCAAAGTGGCCACACACGAGAAGGAGTGGAAGTGCACCAACACACTGGCCTGTCTCAACTTGG ACACCATGTCCTGGGAAACTATTCTGATGGACACACTGGAGGACAACATCCCCCGGGCTCGAGCTGGCCACTGTGCAGTGGCCATTAACACCCGACTCTATATCTGGAGTGGGCGAGACGGTTACCGAAAAGCATGGAATAACCAAGTCTGCTGTAAGGACCTTTGGTACCTAGAGACAG AAAAGCCTCCTGCCCCATCCCGGGTGCAGCTGGTCCGAGCCAACACCAACTCCCTGGAGGTGAGCTGGGGGGCAGTGCCAACGGCTGACAGTTATCTCCTGCAGCTCCAAAAGTATGATAttcctgccgccgccgccgccgctgccacTGCCACCTCACCTGCAGCCAACCCTGTTCCATCTGTGCCTATCAATCCCCCCAAGAGCCCTGCCCCAGCTGCAGCAGCCCCTGCTGTGCAGCCACTGGCCCAGGTTGGCATCACACTGCTCCCACAGGCAGCTGCAACCCccccaaccaccaccaccaccatccagGTCTTGCCGACAGTGCCTGGCAGCCCCATCCCTGTGCCCACCACAGGTCGGACTCAAG GTGTCCCTGCTGTTCTCAAAGTGACTGGCCCCCAGGCTCCAGCAGGAACTCCCCTAGTCACTGTTCGACCAGCCAGCCAACCTGGAAAAGCTCCAGTTACTGTGACTTCGCTGCCCGCCGGTGTCCGAATGGTTGTACCGACACAAAGTGCCCAGGGAACA GTGATTGGCAGCAACCCTCAGATGAGTGGCATGGCAGCCCTGGCCGCAGCAGCTGCAGCCACCCAGAAGATCCCTCCTTCCTCAGCTCCCACAGTACTGAGTGTCCCTGCAGGGACCACCATTGTCAAAACTGTAGCAGTGTCTCCTGGCACCTCCACACTTCCAGCCACAGTGAAGGTGGCCTCCTCCCCAGTCATG GTGAGCAACCCAGCCACCAGAATGTTGAAGACAGCAGCAGCCCAAGTAGGCACATCAGTATCATCAGCTGCTAATACTCCCACCCGCCCCATCATCACCGTCCATAAATCTGGCACTGTGACTGTGGCCCAGCAAGCCCAGGTGGTGACCACCGTGGTCGGTGGGGTCACCAAAACCATCACTCTGGTCAAGAGCCCCATCTCTGTCCCAGGGGGCAGTGCACTG ATTTCTAATCTGGGCAAAGTGATGTCAGTTGTTCAGACCAAACCGGTTCAGACCTCAGCAGTCACAGGCCAGGCTTCTACTGGCCCTGTGACTCAGATCATCCAG ACCAAAGGACCCCTGCCAGCTGGTACCATTCTGAAGCTGGTAACGTCAGCCGATGGCAAGCCTACCACTATCATCACCACCACCCAGGCCAGCGGGACTGGAACCAAACCCACCATCTTGGGCATCAGCAGTGTCTCCCCCAACACCACCAAACCGGGCACTACCACCATCATCAAAACCATCCCCATGTCGGCTATCATCACCCAGTCCGGAGCGACGGGTAGGGGCGTCGGGCAGGGGCCGCGCGATATGTACCCGAATACATTTACTCTCCAAAAGTCACCCGACACAACATCCTGGGTGTCCCCCAATGGGCTGAATTCTGAGTCGGGGTATAAGGTCCAGGCTG GTGTAACCAGCAGCCCTGGCATCAAATCCCCAATCACCATCATTACCACAAAGGTCATGACATCTGGCACAGGGACACCTGCCAAAATCATAACTGCTGTCCCCAAAATCGCTACTGGCCACGGGCAGCAAGGAGTAACCCAG GTGGTGCTAAAGGGAGCCCCTGGACAACCAGGCACCATCCTCCGAACAGTTCCCATGGGTGGGGTGCGGCTTGTCACCCCAGTCACAGTATCGGCTGTCAAGCCAACAGTCACCACCCTAGTGGTGAAGGGTACCACAG gaGTTACAACTCTTGGCACTGTAACAGGCACAGTGTCTACCAGCCTTGCTGGAGCAGGCGGGCATAACACCAATGCCTCTCTGGCCACTCCTATCACCACCCTGGGGACCATTGCCACTCTTTCGAGCCAGGTGATCAATCCTACAGCCATTACTGTGTCAGCTGCCCAGACCACTCTGACAGCGGCAGGAGGGCTCACCACCCCGACCATTACCATGCAG cctGTCTCTCAGCCCACTCAAGTGACGTTGATTACCACACCCAGTGGAGTAGAGGCCCAGCCAGTGCATGACCTTCCCGTCTCCATCTTGGCCTCACCTACAACTGAGCAGCCCACAGCCACAGTCACAATCGCTGAATCAGGCCAGGGTGATGTGCAGCCCGGCACTGTGACCCTAGTGTGCTCCAACCCCCCCTGCGAGACCCATGAGACGGGCACTACTAATACAGCCACAACAACCGTAGTAGCAAACCTAGGCAGCCTCCAGCAGCCAACCCAGGTCCAGTTTGTCTGTGACAGGCAAGAGGCAGGTGCCTCATTGGTGACCTCAGCAGTGGGACAGCAGAATGGCAGTGTGGTGCGGGTCTGTTCAAACCCCCCCTGTGAGATCCATGAGACAGGCACCACCAACACTCCCACTGTGGTCAGTGCCAACCTCACAGTCCCCACACTGCTAGGGACAGGGCAGTTTGTGTGCTCCAACCCTCCCTGTGAGACCCATGAGACAGGTACCACCAACACAGCCACTTCTAGTATGGCTGGGCAGCACATGCTCTCCATCCCCTCATGCCTGCCCCAAGAAACAGGTACCGCCAATCTAGCTGCATCGAGCATGGCTGGGCAGCAAGTCTGCTCCAATCCCCCATGTGAGACCCATGAAACGGGTACCACCAACACGGCCACCATGGCCACATCCAACATGACCGGGAAGCGTGTGTGTACAAACCCCCCGTGTGAGACCCATGAGACAGGAACCACCAGCACTGCCACTACTGCCATGTCTAACATGGGTTCAGGGCAGCCAGCAACTGCCAGCCAGCAGCGTGAGACATATCACACTTACACAACTAATACCCCCACCACAGCCCGATCTAATATGGGCACTAGGGAGCCTGAGAAAGCACCGGCTCTTGCCAAGCCCACATGCCAAACCCATCAGACCAGCGCAACCGGTACCACCATGACTGTGAGAGCTACAGAGGCACCATGCCCAGCTGCTCCTCGGGTCTGCCCCAGTCCATCCTGTGAGCAGAGTACCACCGCCACAGGTTCTACGGGCCCCGTGACCAAGAGCAGCTCAGCTAGTGGGGGTAGTACCAGCACAGGCGTAGGGCAACTAGCCTTCATCAGCCGGCAGTCTGAGGTACAGCATACCCATACAACAAACACCCCAACTACAGCCCGGTCCAACATGGGCGCTGGGGAGGCCAATGGGGTACAGGGGCCCACCAAGCCCTCATGCCAAACACATCAAACCAGTTCCACCAGCACCACTATGACTGTGAAAGCCACAGAGGTGCTCTGCCTGGCCGCTGCCACCGCCGTCTCCTCCACCTGTTCCAACCCACCCTGTGAAACGCACGAGACTGGTACCACCAACACAGCCACTACCTCGAATGCAGGCACTCTCCAGCAGGTGTGCTCCAACCCACCCTGTGAGACCCACGAGACTGGCACCACACATACGGCCACCACTGCCACCTCCAATGTAGGCTCCAGTCAGCCCGGGCAGCAGATACCTGCTAGCCCTCATTGTGAGACTCACCAGACCACCTCCACTGGCACCACCATGACAGTCAACTTTGGGGTCCCACCCCCTGGGCCCAGCCCCTCCCGGAAGACCCTGGAGGCAGCCTTAGATTCTGCAGCAGCACCAGCTACTGCCAGCCCTGCGCCAACAGCCCCCTCCCCAGGGCAGAGGGTGTGTTCCAACCCCCCCTGTGAAACCCATGAGACAGGCACCACGCACACAGCTACCACTGTCACCTCAAACATGAGCTCAAACCAAG ACCCACCATCCACCACAGGTGGTCAGGGGGAGCCAGAGAACACCCAAGGGGAAAACATGACTTCCACCAGCTCCAACGCCATCACCACAACAGTCTCGTCCACACAGACCCGAGCTGTGACTGCTGTGACACAGTCCACTCCAGTTCCTGGTCCTTCAGTACCG AACATTTCAGCGATGACGGAGATGCCTCCTGATGCCATGACTACGGAAGCGTCTGTCTCAGCCACAATAGCAGTGGCTGTAACTGGCACAGATACACAAGAGGTGGCACTCTCAGCCACAGACATCCTCCAGCCCTTAGAGGAGATCCCAGCTGAGACTGAAGCTCCGCAGCAGCTGTTACAGCCTCCCTCTGCTCCTCCAGGAGAGCAAGCCGAGGGCACCCCAGCAACTCACAGCCCTGACCTACAGGCAGCGGTGGACATGAGTGGGGCTGGGGAACCCTCCCCGGGCCAGGAGGCTGCCAGCTCGGCAGTGGTGACTGCCGTCATGGTACAGCCACAGCCACAGCCTGAGGTGGACCAACTATCTCTGCCTCAAGAGCTGATGGCTGAGGCTCAGGCTGGCACCACAACCCTTATGGTTACAGGCCTTACCCCAGAGGAGTTGGCAGTGACAGCAGCCGCTGAGGCTGCAGCCCAGGCAGCAGCTACTGAGGAAGCCCAGGCCCTGGCAATCCAAGCTGTGCTCCAGGCAGCCCAGCAGGCCGTCATGG GTGCTGGTGAGCCAATGGACACATCAGATGCAGCCGCAGTGGCCCAGGCGGAGCTGGGGCACTTGACAGCCGAGGGCCAAGAGGGCCAGCCTACTTCCATCCCCATTGTGCTGACCCAGCAGGAGCTGGCTGCTTTGgtgcaacagcagcaacaactgCAGGAGGCCCAGGCCCAAGTTCAGGCTCAggtccaccaccaccaccaccaccaccaccaccacctgccCACAGAGGCTCTGGCCCCTGCTGACAGCCTCAATGACCCAGCCACAGAAAGTAATGGCCTCAGTGACCTAGCTGGTGCTGTCACCAGCACTGTGGCCCTGCTGCCTTCCACAGCGACAGAGA GTTTGGCACCATCCAACACATTTGTGGCTCCTCAGCCAGTGGCGCCCAGTCCGGCGAAGCTCCAGGCAGCTGCTGCCCTGGCTGAG AAACCTGATCCCCTGCCTCCACCCATGAAAGCTACTGCCAAGAAGGAAAACCAGTGGTTCGATGTTGGGGTCATCAAAGGCACCAACATGATGGTCATGCACTATTTTCTGCCCCCAGACGATGCCCCAAGTGAT GATGACTCTGGCACCATCCCTGACTACAACCAGCTAAAGAAGCAAGAGCTCCAGCCGGGCACAGCCTACAAGTTCCGTGTCGCAGGCATCAATGCCTGTGGCCGGGGGCCCTTCAGCGAGATCTCCGCCTTTAAGACTTGTCTTCCTGGCTTTCCTGGGGCTCCTTGTGCCATTAAAATCAGTAAA